In a genomic window of Pseudomonas mohnii:
- a CDS encoding purine-cytosine permease family protein: protein MTKTCDSPQRSPLIETRSIDFIPEAERHGSLYSQFTLWLGANLQITAIVTGALAVVLGGDVFWSLIGLLIGQVLGGAVVALHAAQGPKLGLPQMISSRVQFGVYGAAIPIVLVCLMYLGFSATGAVLSGQAIAQLINVSDSAGILIFAACIAFLTIFGYRVIHLVGRVASVLGIIAFVYLFTRLMTLNDIGLLLDNRHFGWGTFLLAMSLSASWQIAFGPYVADYSRYLPSNTASWKTFTAVGLGTVLGAQASMVLGVFAAALAGANFRGHEVATIVGLGSTGVMASLLYLSVVFGKVTVSTLNAYGSFMCVATIISGFRSRLEISAGQRMLFVLLIVAASTTLALLGQYSFLNSFKYFILFLLTFFTPWSAINLVDYYFINKERYDIPALSDPSGRYGRWNLRGIGVYVVGVLIQLPFVDTHFYSGPMVAQLGGVDISWIVGLAVPGILYYWLARDSARALSPEQRSNA from the coding sequence ATGACCAAGACCTGCGACAGCCCACAACGAAGTCCCCTGATCGAGACGCGCTCGATCGATTTCATTCCCGAGGCCGAGCGCCACGGCAGTCTCTACAGCCAGTTCACCCTGTGGCTTGGCGCCAACCTGCAGATCACCGCGATCGTCACCGGGGCGCTGGCCGTGGTGCTGGGTGGCGATGTGTTCTGGTCTCTGATCGGCTTGCTGATTGGCCAGGTGCTTGGCGGTGCCGTGGTGGCGCTGCATGCGGCGCAAGGGCCGAAGCTCGGGCTGCCGCAGATGATCTCCAGCCGCGTGCAGTTCGGGGTGTACGGCGCGGCGATCCCGATTGTCCTGGTGTGCCTGATGTACCTCGGATTCAGCGCCACTGGCGCGGTACTGTCAGGACAGGCGATAGCCCAGTTGATCAATGTCAGCGACAGCGCCGGCATCCTGATTTTCGCCGCCTGCATCGCCTTTCTGACGATCTTCGGTTATCGGGTGATTCACCTGGTCGGGCGCGTGGCCAGCGTCCTGGGCATCATCGCGTTCGTCTATCTGTTCACCCGCTTGATGACCCTCAACGACATCGGCCTGCTGCTGGACAACCGGCACTTCGGCTGGGGCACGTTCCTGCTGGCGATGTCGCTGTCCGCCTCCTGGCAAATCGCCTTCGGCCCTTACGTCGCTGACTACTCGCGCTACCTGCCGAGCAATACCGCGTCCTGGAAAACCTTCACGGCGGTTGGCCTGGGCACCGTGCTCGGCGCCCAGGCGTCGATGGTGCTGGGGGTATTCGCCGCCGCGTTGGCCGGGGCGAATTTTCGTGGCCATGAAGTGGCGACCATCGTCGGTCTGGGCAGTACCGGGGTGATGGCTTCCTTGCTGTACCTGAGCGTGGTCTTCGGCAAGGTCACGGTGTCGACCCTCAACGCCTATGGCAGCTTCATGTGCGTGGCCACCATCATCAGTGGCTTTCGCAGCCGTCTGGAAATCAGCGCCGGCCAGCGCATGCTGTTTGTACTGCTGATTGTCGCGGCGTCCACCACGCTCGCGCTGCTGGGGCAGTACTCGTTCCTCAACAGCTTCAAGTATTTCATCCTGTTCCTGCTGACATTCTTCACGCCCTGGAGCGCGATCAACCTGGTGGATTACTACTTCATCAACAAGGAACGCTATGACATCCCGGCCTTGTCCGATCCGTCGGGGCGTTATGGTCGCTGGAACCTGCGCGGCATCGGCGTGTATGTGGTTGGCGTGCTGATCCAGCTGCCTTTCGTCGATACCCACTTCTATTCCGGGCCGATGGTTGCGCAGCTGGGTGGCGTGGATATTTCCTGGATCGTAGGGCTGGCAGTGCCGGGAATTCTCTATTACTGGCTGGCCAGGGACTCGGCTCGGGCGCTGTCGCCTGAGCAGCGTTCAAACGCCTGA
- a CDS encoding M15 family metallopeptidase, with product MPFAVRTLLLSLSLTLPCIVGADEAAKTRPEHMVYLRTIDPGIAQDIRYASAHNFTGHPLDGYAAPECLLSVNAAKALSRVQAALQAQGYGLKVFDCYRPSRAVADMGRFATEPGDPRKTEFYPRVDKQDFWRLGYVARVSNHSRGSTVDLTMTGPDALPADTWTPSATAVDCTAPYDQRWHDGAVDMGTGFDCFDERAHTDSTQISATAKANRQRLTRAMEKEGFSGYSAEWWHFTYSGDATLKDVMDFPITPLALGDVLKTSNQLIVVTSQKWTDTHATAQRYERQGNRFRKYQAAFDVVLGKNGLAWGKGLGPVDQRDGPIKQEGDGKAPAGIFKLGTAFGYDTTAETRLPYVALTSTIECVDDSHSQRYNQLVDGATTTKDWTSSEHMRSMDELYRKGIVIEHNTPAAPAAGSCIFFHIWRSPASPTQGCTAMDQADITRLFSWLDPSQAPLLIQMPEEQYEQLRVGLNLPGR from the coding sequence ATGCCCTTTGCCGTTCGAACATTGCTCCTGTCACTGAGCCTCACCCTGCCCTGCATCGTCGGTGCCGACGAGGCGGCCAAAACCAGGCCCGAACACATGGTGTACTTGCGCACGATCGACCCGGGCATCGCGCAGGACATCCGCTACGCCAGCGCCCACAACTTCACCGGGCACCCGCTCGACGGTTATGCGGCGCCGGAGTGCCTGCTGTCGGTGAATGCCGCCAAGGCCCTGTCCCGGGTGCAAGCGGCCTTGCAGGCGCAAGGCTACGGCTTGAAGGTTTTCGACTGCTATCGACCCAGCCGCGCGGTCGCGGACATGGGGCGCTTCGCCACCGAGCCGGGCGACCCGCGCAAGACCGAGTTCTACCCACGGGTGGACAAGCAGGACTTCTGGCGTCTGGGCTATGTGGCCCGGGTGTCCAATCACTCCCGAGGCAGCACCGTCGATCTGACCATGACCGGCCCGGACGCCCTGCCCGCCGACACCTGGACGCCTTCCGCCACTGCCGTCGATTGCACGGCCCCGTACGACCAGCGCTGGCACGACGGCGCCGTGGACATGGGCACCGGTTTCGACTGCTTCGATGAACGCGCGCACACCGACTCAACGCAGATCAGCGCCACGGCCAAGGCCAATCGCCAACGACTCACCCGCGCCATGGAGAAAGAAGGCTTCAGCGGCTACTCGGCCGAGTGGTGGCACTTCACCTACAGCGGCGATGCGACGCTGAAAGACGTCATGGATTTCCCCATTACGCCGCTTGCGCTGGGGGACGTTCTCAAGACCAGCAATCAACTGATTGTGGTCACCAGCCAAAAATGGACCGACACCCACGCGACCGCGCAGCGTTATGAACGACAGGGCAACCGCTTTCGCAAATACCAGGCAGCGTTTGATGTGGTGCTGGGCAAGAACGGGTTGGCCTGGGGCAAGGGCCTCGGCCCTGTTGATCAGCGCGACGGGCCCATCAAACAGGAAGGCGATGGAAAAGCGCCGGCCGGGATATTCAAGCTGGGGACCGCGTTTGGCTACGACACGACGGCTGAAACCCGGCTGCCTTACGTCGCACTGACCTCCACCATTGAATGCGTGGATGACAGCCACTCCCAACGCTACAACCAGCTCGTCGACGGCGCGACGACAACGAAAGACTGGACCAGCTCCGAGCACATGCGCAGCATGGATGAGCTGTACCGAAAAGGCATCGTCATTGAACACAACACACCGGCCGCCCCGGCAGCGGGTTCGTGCATTTTCTTCCATATCTGGCGCAGCCCTGCCTCGCCGACGCAGGGCTGCACTGCCATGGATCAAGCCGATATCACTCGGCTGTTCAGTTGGCTCGACCCAAGCCAGGCGCCCCTGCTGATTCAAATGCCCGAGGAGCAATACGAGCAATTGCGCGTCGGCTTGAACCTACCCGGACGTTGA
- the lipA gene encoding lipoyl synthase, protein MNTPVESPGKSPAKVEVGTKLRGADKVARIPVKIIPTDEFARKPNWIRVRMPISPEVERIKQLLRKHKLHSVCEEASCPNLGECFSGGTATFMIMGDICTRRCPFCDVGHGRPKPLDVDEPTNLAVAIAELRLKYVVITSVDRDDLRDGGAQHFVDCLREIRKRTPGIQLETLVPDYRGRMDVALAITASEPPDVFNHNLETVPRLYKAARPGSDFEWSLDLLQNFKQRVPHVPTKSGQMLGLGETDTEVMEVMQRMREHDIDMLTLGQYLQPSRSHLPVQRFVHPDVFAWFAEEGARMGFKNVASGPLVRSSYHADQQLHGGAAGFTP, encoded by the coding sequence ATGAACACACCCGTGGAATCGCCCGGCAAAAGCCCGGCCAAGGTGGAAGTCGGTACCAAGTTGCGCGGCGCGGATAAAGTCGCGCGGATTCCGGTCAAGATCATTCCGACCGATGAGTTTGCGCGTAAACCGAACTGGATACGTGTACGCATGCCGATCTCTCCCGAGGTCGAACGCATCAAGCAATTGCTGCGCAAACATAAGCTGCACAGTGTCTGTGAAGAAGCCTCGTGCCCGAACCTGGGCGAGTGTTTTTCCGGCGGCACCGCGACCTTCATGATCATGGGCGACATCTGCACCCGCCGCTGTCCGTTCTGCGACGTGGGCCACGGTCGGCCGAAACCGCTGGACGTCGATGAACCGACCAACCTCGCCGTGGCCATCGCCGAGTTGCGCCTCAAGTACGTGGTGATCACCTCGGTGGACCGTGATGACCTGCGCGACGGCGGCGCCCAACACTTTGTCGACTGCCTGCGCGAGATCCGTAAACGGACGCCGGGCATACAACTGGAAACCCTGGTGCCGGACTATCGCGGGCGCATGGACGTGGCCCTGGCGATCACCGCCAGCGAGCCGCCCGATGTTTTCAACCACAACCTGGAGACCGTTCCGCGCCTGTATAAGGCCGCGCGGCCGGGTTCGGATTTCGAGTGGTCGCTGGACCTGCTGCAGAACTTCAAGCAGCGGGTGCCGCACGTACCGACCAAGTCCGGGCAGATGCTGGGCCTGGGTGAAACCGACACCGAAGTCATGGAGGTGATGCAGCGCATGCGCGAGCACGATATCGACATGCTCACTCTTGGCCAGTACCTGCAACCCTCGCGCAGCCACCTGCCGGTGCAGCGTTTCGTCCACCCGGACGTGTTTGCCTGGTTCGCCGAGGAAGGCGCGCGGATGGGCTTCAAGAACGTCGCCTCCGGGCCGCTGGTGCGCTCGTCCTATCATGCCGATCAACAACTGCATGGAGGTGCGGCGGGATTCACGCCATGA
- the glyA gene encoding serine hydroxymethyltransferase, whose amino-acid sequence MFSKHDQIKGYDDELLAAMNAEDARQEHHIELIASENYTSQRVMEAQGSGLTNKYAEGYPGKRYYGGCEHVDVVEQLAIDRAKQLFGADYANVQPHSGSQANAAVYLALLQPGDTVLGMSLAHGGHLTHGAKVSFSGKLYNAVQYGIDTATGLIDYDEVERLAVEHQPKMIIAGFSAYSKTLDFPRFREIADKVGAYLFVDMAHVAGLVATGLYPNPIPFADVVTTTTHKTLRGPRGGLILARANAELEKKLNAAVFPGGQGGPLMHVIAAKAVCFKEALEPAFKTYQAQVIRNAQAMAKVFIERGYDVVSGGTDNHLFLVSLIRQGLTGKDADAALGRAGITVNKNAVPNDPQSPFVTSGLRIGTPAITSRGFKEAQSIELAGWICDILDHLGDADVEAQVARQAAAMCSDFPVYRD is encoded by the coding sequence ATGTTCAGCAAACACGACCAGATCAAAGGCTACGACGACGAACTGCTGGCGGCGATGAACGCCGAGGATGCGCGGCAAGAACACCACATCGAATTGATCGCCTCGGAAAACTACACTAGCCAGCGGGTGATGGAAGCGCAAGGCAGCGGGCTGACCAACAAGTACGCCGAAGGTTATCCGGGCAAGCGTTACTACGGCGGCTGCGAGCACGTGGACGTGGTCGAACAACTGGCAATCGATCGCGCCAAACAACTCTTTGGCGCCGATTACGCCAACGTCCAGCCACACTCCGGCAGCCAGGCCAACGCGGCGGTTTATCTGGCCTTGCTGCAACCGGGCGACACCGTGCTGGGCATGAGCCTGGCCCACGGCGGGCACCTGACTCACGGCGCCAAGGTCAGCTTTTCCGGCAAGCTGTACAACGCCGTGCAGTACGGCATCGACACCGCCACCGGCCTGATCGATTACGACGAAGTCGAGCGTCTGGCCGTCGAGCACCAGCCGAAGATGATCATTGCCGGGTTCTCGGCTTACTCCAAGACCCTGGACTTCCCGCGTTTCCGTGAGATCGCCGACAAGGTGGGTGCCTACCTGTTCGTCGACATGGCCCACGTCGCCGGGCTGGTGGCCACCGGTCTGTACCCGAACCCGATCCCGTTTGCTGACGTGGTGACGACCACCACCCACAAGACCCTGCGCGGCCCCCGTGGCGGGCTGATTCTGGCCAGGGCCAATGCGGAACTGGAGAAAAAACTCAACGCGGCCGTGTTCCCCGGCGGTCAGGGCGGCCCGTTGATGCACGTGATCGCCGCCAAGGCCGTGTGTTTCAAGGAAGCGCTGGAGCCCGCCTTCAAAACTTATCAGGCACAAGTGATCCGCAACGCCCAGGCCATGGCGAAAGTGTTTATCGAGCGCGGTTATGACGTGGTGTCCGGCGGGACCGACAACCACCTGTTCCTGGTCAGCCTGATCCGCCAGGGCCTGACCGGCAAAGACGCCGACGCCGCCCTCGGCCGTGCCGGCATCACCGTGAACAAGAACGCCGTGCCCAACGATCCACAATCGCCGTTCGTGACCTCCGGATTGCGCATTGGCACCCCGGCCATCACCAGCCGTGGTTTCAAGGAAGCCCAGAGCATCGAGCTGGCGGGCTGGATCTGCGACATCCTCGACCACCTCGGCGATGCCGATGTCGAGGCCCAGGTGGCGCGGCAGGCGGCGGCGATGTGCAGCGATTTCCCGGTGTATCGCGACTGA